In one Desulfoferula mesophila genomic region, the following are encoded:
- a CDS encoding L-lactate MFS transporter, producing MEKVKNRGWSVATAGIGINLALGILYTWSMFKMAIKDSIVAGDGRFDWSLSSLNDPYAVCCLAFAFSMIFAGRLQDKFSPRITALIGGVLTGLGLMWISQSYSLWVWILGFGVLTGTGLGFGYASATPPAIKWFPAAKTGLIAGLVVSGFGLASVYIAPLSSYLIHTVGLSAAMMIFGGAFIVVVCGLSQFLVNPPAGYSPEAKPAGSAAVQAKGLDFAPSAMLRTKSFYLLWFTYFVGAGAGLMIIGNVAGMAKASLGDMAWVVVALMAVGNAGGRIVAGILSDKIGRTQTLAIMLCFQSLLLFSLMMVGKEQAIVMVMAAALVGFNYGTNLSLFPSATKDYFGLKNFGVNYGLVFTAWGVGGFVLPRVSQMIVAATGSYESAYLTAAVLLILGAGMTVVLDKPVSVEAEAPVPQPAAAPRAGSALTSMVRPGPLATGRPGLGHRSSYRRMIK from the coding sequence ATGGAGAAGGTTAAGAACCGCGGATGGTCGGTGGCCACGGCGGGAATCGGCATCAACTTGGCCTTGGGCATCCTCTACACCTGGAGCATGTTCAAGATGGCCATCAAGGACTCCATCGTGGCCGGGGACGGCCGCTTTGATTGGAGCCTCTCCTCCCTCAACGACCCCTACGCGGTGTGCTGCCTGGCCTTCGCCTTCAGCATGATCTTCGCCGGCCGCCTGCAAGACAAGTTCTCGCCGCGCATCACCGCGCTTATCGGCGGGGTGCTCACCGGCCTGGGCCTGATGTGGATCAGCCAGTCCTACTCCCTGTGGGTGTGGATCCTGGGCTTCGGGGTGCTCACCGGCACCGGCCTGGGCTTCGGCTACGCCTCGGCCACCCCTCCGGCCATCAAGTGGTTCCCCGCCGCCAAGACCGGCCTCATCGCCGGGCTGGTGGTCTCGGGCTTCGGCCTGGCCTCGGTGTACATCGCTCCCCTTAGCAGCTACCTGATCCACACGGTGGGCCTCAGCGCGGCCATGATGATCTTCGGCGGCGCCTTCATCGTGGTGGTCTGCGGCCTGTCCCAGTTTTTGGTCAATCCGCCCGCGGGCTACAGCCCCGAGGCCAAGCCCGCAGGCAGCGCCGCTGTCCAGGCCAAGGGCCTGGACTTCGCCCCCTCGGCCATGCTGCGCACCAAGAGCTTCTACCTGTTGTGGTTCACCTACTTCGTGGGCGCGGGCGCGGGCCTGATGATCATCGGCAACGTGGCCGGCATGGCCAAGGCCAGCCTGGGCGACATGGCCTGGGTGGTGGTGGCCCTGATGGCCGTGGGCAACGCGGGCGGCCGCATCGTGGCCGGCATCCTCTCCGACAAGATCGGGCGCACCCAGACCCTGGCCATCATGCTCTGCTTCCAGTCCTTGCTGCTGTTCTCCCTGATGATGGTGGGCAAGGAGCAGGCCATCGTGATGGTCATGGCCGCCGCCCTGGTGGGCTTCAACTACGGCACCAACCTCTCCCTGTTCCCCTCGGCCACCAAGGACTACTTCGGCCTCAAGAACTTCGGGGTCAACTACGGCCTGGTCTTCACCGCCTGGGGCGTGGGCGGCTTCGTGCTGCCCCGGGTCTCCCAGATGATCGTGGCCGCCACCGGCTCCTACGAGTCCGCCTACCTCACCGCCGCCGTCCTGCTGATCCTGGGCGCGGGCATGACCGTGGTGCTGGACAAGCCGGTGAGCGTGGAGGCCGAGGCGCCGGTGCCCCAGCCCGCCGCCGCCCCCCGGGCCGGTTCCGCCCTCACCTCCATGGTGCGCCCCGGCCCCCTGGCCACCGGCCGCCCCGGCCTGGGCCACAGGAGCAGCTACCGCCGGATGATCAAGTAA
- a CDS encoding sigma-54-dependent transcriptional regulator, which yields MLDYSLFVVDDEEFIRDAVVMNLPGYRVRALASAEEALEALKQEVPDLILLDIGLPGMDGVQALGRIKALHPQMLFIMITAYEDVNTVVAAMKQGVYDYVVKPLHMESLKATIDNALESIRLRKEVKALQERCLTENLPCMVAESHQIQGVMELVKQVAQSPDAPVLILGETGTGKELIAAAVHYQSPLHRGPLVALNCAALPKELIESELFGYEPGAFSGARAGGKKGLVEQAAGGTLFLDEVGDLPPEAQAKLLRFLDSGQYYKIGATRPGKAKVRVVAATNQDLETLVAEGRFRRDLYFRLGVVKVEVPSLNRRPEDVLPIARHFLGEMAQKYGKDFTGFTPRAEALLASRRYQGNVRELKGLVERGVLVGTGPLLEAEAMGLDQAAPPDGGEAGPGLAPLGPQGLDLSGTLEEVERGYLGRALELAQGNETKAAQLLGMNYHTFRYRKKKLLDGEGE from the coding sequence ATGCTCGACTACAGCCTTTTCGTAGTGGACGACGAGGAATTCATCCGCGACGCGGTGGTGATGAACCTGCCCGGCTACCGGGTGCGGGCCCTGGCCAGCGCGGAGGAGGCCCTGGAGGCCCTGAAGCAGGAGGTGCCGGACCTCATCCTTTTGGACATCGGCCTGCCGGGCATGGACGGGGTCCAGGCCCTGGGGCGCATCAAGGCCCTGCACCCCCAGATGCTGTTCATCATGATCACCGCCTACGAGGACGTGAACACCGTGGTGGCGGCCATGAAGCAGGGGGTCTACGACTACGTGGTCAAGCCCCTGCACATGGAATCGCTTAAGGCCACCATCGACAACGCCCTGGAAAGCATCCGTCTTCGCAAGGAGGTGAAGGCCCTGCAGGAGCGCTGCCTCACCGAGAACCTGCCCTGCATGGTGGCCGAGAGCCACCAGATTCAGGGGGTCATGGAGCTGGTCAAGCAGGTAGCCCAAAGCCCCGACGCCCCGGTGTTGATCCTGGGCGAGACCGGCACCGGCAAGGAGCTCATCGCCGCGGCGGTGCACTACCAGAGCCCCCTGCACCGGGGCCCCCTGGTGGCGCTCAACTGCGCGGCCCTGCCTAAGGAGCTGATCGAGAGCGAGCTGTTCGGCTATGAGCCGGGGGCCTTTTCCGGGGCCCGGGCCGGGGGCAAGAAGGGCCTGGTGGAGCAGGCCGCCGGCGGCACCCTGTTCCTGGACGAGGTGGGCGACCTGCCCCCCGAGGCCCAGGCCAAGCTGCTGCGCTTCTTGGACTCCGGCCAGTACTACAAGATCGGAGCCACCCGCCCCGGCAAGGCCAAGGTGCGGGTGGTGGCGGCCACCAACCAGGATTTGGAAACCCTGGTGGCCGAAGGCCGCTTCCGCCGCGACCTTTACTTCCGCCTGGGGGTGGTCAAGGTGGAGGTGCCTTCCCTGAACCGCCGCCCCGAGGACGTGCTGCCCATCGCCCGCCACTTTTTGGGGGAGATGGCCCAAAAGTACGGCAAGGACTTCACCGGCTTCACCCCTCGGGCCGAGGCGCTGCTGGCCAGCCGCCGCTACCAGGGCAACGTGCGCGAACTCAAGGGCCTGGTGGAGCGGGGGGTGCTGGTGGGTACCGGGCCGCTCTTGGAGGCCGAGGCGATGGGCCTGGACCAGGCCGCCCCGCCGGACGGCGGCGAGGCCGGGCCGGGCTTGGCGCCCCTGGGGCCCCAGGGCCTGGATTTGAGCGGCACCCTGGAAGAGGTGGAGCGGGGCTACCTGGGCCGGGCCCTGGAGCTGGCCCAGGGCAACGAGACCAAGGCCGCCCAGCTCTTGGGCATGAACTACCACACCTTCCGCTACCGTAAGAAGAAGCTCCTGGACGGCGAAGGGGAGTAG